In the genome of Hydractinia symbiolongicarpus strain clone_291-10 chromosome 5, HSymV2.1, whole genome shotgun sequence, one region contains:
- the LOC130645922 gene encoding uncharacterized protein LOC130645922, with protein MFLFDWPSEWNVYVRVNIQDTDNLRFLFYLPAFKMSYIRKLAKLQEKEAQQRAAEKEKTSDETPSNSSREQSPQPTDFQQESSLGSLDYEAVTDATENVKSSGKKSYNRWSEKERFDIGKYVAIHGGAEEKKRNDEEE; from the exons atgtttttgttcgattg GCCAAGTGAATGGAATGTTTATGTTCGAGTAAATATACAGGATACAGATAACTTACGTTTCCTTTTTTATCTCCCGGCTTTCAAAATGTCTTACATCAGGAAGTTAGCTAAATTACAAGAGAAAGAAGCTCAACAAAGGGCCGCTGAAAAGGAAAAAACTTCAGACGAAACACCTTCAAACAGTTCTAGGGAACAAA GCCCACAACCAACTGACTTCCAGCAAGAATCATCCCTTGGTTCGTTAGACTACGAAGCTGTTACAGACGCGACTGAAAATGTTAAATCCAGTGGCAAAAAATCATACAACCGTTGgtcagaaaaagaaagatttgatATCGGAAAATATGTTGCGATTCATGGTGGTGCGGAAGAAAAAAAGAGGA ACGATGAAGAAGAGTAG
- the LOC130644384 gene encoding uncharacterized protein LOC130644384 has protein sequence MAYNKTFEFTAAVRGFHYYKTYWKPEENQSLDCFHENNNVFDRFAIKVCEFGNDKPVGHLPKEISRVTKFLLDRGASMKSTLTSVHYRRSPLVQGGLEIPCKITVTLPGTVNNLLVLARYQQLVEALYTEPKEELILGSFLHIAVILDVVVPTEERPKRKKNTAKSQSKETKKQKDIRNFFGNTSAAPAPKRQKVNNKPKKSSPSSSKDLEIINID, from the coding sequence ATGGCTTACAACAAGACGTTCGAGTTTACAGCTGCTGTCAGAGGATTCCATTATTATAAAACTTATTGGAAACCTGAGGAAAATCAATCACTGGACTGCTTTCATGAGAACAACAATGTTTTCGATAGATTTGCAATCAAAGTTTGTGAATTCGGAAATGACAAACCAGTTGGCCATTTACCCAAAGAAATCTCAAGGGTTACAAAATTTCTTCTGGACAGAGGAGCGTCTATGAAATCCACGTTGACAAGTGTACACTATCGAAGATCACCTCTCGTTCAAGGAGGCTTGGAGATCCCCTGTAAAATAACTGTTACTTTACCAGGGACAGTAAACAATCTTTTGGTTCTTGCAAGATACCAACAACTTGTAGAAGCCTTGTATACAGAGCCGAAAGAGGAATTGATTCTTGGTTCGTTCTTACATATTGCAGTTATTTTAGATGTCGTGGTTCCAACCGAAGAGAGACCAAAgcgtaaaaaaaatacagccaAAAGCCAAAGCAAAGAGACGAAAAAGCAAAAAGATATTCgaaacttttttggaaacacCTCAGCTGCACCAGCCCCAAAAAGGCAAAAAGTTAACAACAAACCTAAAAAGTCGTCACCATCGTCAAGCAAGGACTTAGAAATCAtaaatattgattaa